From the Gammaproteobacteria bacterium genome, the window ATTATATTTGAGATTGACGGGCCTGGTGCTCCAAACCGCACACCACGCTGAAGCGCAACTATCAGCTCCTGCCAGCAGTGAAGTGGCTGCGCCTGTTCTTGAACCGCGTCTCGGATAAGTATGAGTATCTGGTGCGCTATTACGGCTACAATTGCAACCGCTCGATTGTCCCAACTACGTTGACTTAATGGGCATCAAGGATTACTGCAACTCGTATCGGCCGCATCAGCCCCATAATATGCAGGTGCCCGGAGGTCTCTACGCAAATTCGCCCAGACCTTATAAAGGACTGGGCGATCTCGACTTTCCGATCCATGACCGGACCGCCGCTGTCACCAGCTATGGCCGCACCGAGGAGCGAAGCGACGACAGGCCGGAGGCCCATCTGTTACAAACGCCGGAAGATCAACCTAAGTACCGAGTGCAGGCCAGAAGGTCGGCGTCAAGCAGGTCTCGGATAAGATCTGGCTCATTCGCTTCATGCAGTATGATCTCGGCTCCTTCGATCATGAGACCTGCAGGCTCGAGTCCATCGACAACCCATTCGCTGCTAATGTGTTACCCATGTCTCCGGTTTGGTGCTCAGGAAAATGGCGTCCAAAACGCTGGCGCGTTTTGTCGAACTCGACTGTCCACCTCGCTTTCCCACGGGGAACCGCGCTCAATTAAAATTGCTCGCATAAAGCGGGCAATTTTTGACGAGTGGCGTCCCCAAGGGGATTCGAACCCCTGTTGCCGCCGTGAAAGGGCGGTTTTTAAGTGTTTCATTGGATTTCATAGCATATCAGGATCTTGCATAAGCGATTGATATAAAGCATAATATCTGCTCATAATTTTTCACTGAGTTTCACTGAATGCCATCAGTTACTGGACGAATACTGGACGTTTTGTGCACTCAGAGGCGTTCTAATCAACCAAGAGCCGACTCATGGGCAAGGTAAAGCTGTCATCCAAAGCGGGCCGCCAGCGACTCCCTGCTAGGGGCAAACCGTACTTCGAGTCACTGTCCGGTACAGGCGTGCAGCTCGGGTACAGAACTGGCTCTCGAACCTGGCTCGCTCGTTGGTGGGTCGGCGGCCGCGAAGTGCAGCGATCTTTGAAGGCTTATGCCGACGATAAGTATCCTCCGGACGGGTCGCGGATTCTGAATTACAGACAGGCAGTTAAGGCAGCGCTCGAACGTGCTGGTCAAGCTGGAAGCATCCAACTCGAGAAGCTGACTGTGGGCGAAGTGTTCAGACTCTACGCCCAGTCACGTGATGCGGTCGGTAAAGACACTTGTGACTCGTGGAACCGTTTCAACAAGTGGATCAAACCGGGCTTCGAGTATGTACCGGTGATGAAATTGACCAAAGCCGACCTTGTTGGCTGGCGCGACGAGGTCGCGAAGAGCGTGAAGCCAGCAACCGTGAATCGAACGCTGACCATTTTCAAAGCATGTCTTAAGTACGGTCTGGAAGAGCTTGAAATACCGTTTCGCGGCCTCCCAATTTGGAAGGCGCTTAAATCGCTCGAGGTCGTTAACAAAGCCCGTGATCGTTTCTTGACGCTGGCAGAATTGAGTAGGCTCGCCAATGCTTCCGATCCGGATCTGCGTGAGCTTATATTGGCCGCGTCATACACAGGGGCCCGCTTCGGCGATCTGGCAGCACTGATCTGTGGCGATTGGGACCGAAAGCTAAAGAAAATTCGGATTCAGAACTCCAAAACAAACCGACCTCGCTATGTTGCTGTCAACGACCAGGCAGCAAAATTTTTCGATTCGATTACTGCGAAGAGCTCTCGAAGGTCGAGCGAACGTATGCTAAATCGTGTAACCGGTGATTTCTGGAAAAAGAACACGTATCGCCGACAGTTACTTGCGGCAAGTCGAAGGGCGAAAATTGACCCACCAGCGAACTTCCACATGATTCGACATAGTTATGCGTCCGCTATGAAGCTTGCTGGAGTGGATGACACGATCATTGCCGCCGCGCTTGGCCACTCATCGACGCGAATGGTTCAAGAACATTATGGGCATTTGGAGCAGTCCCACGTCGATCAACAGATTGCCACTCATGCACCAACATTAGATCTTGTGATCGAAGAATCCAGTGTCTCGCCGATTGTTGGGTAGTAGTTTTATTGACAATCTGATCGAATTTTCTGCGACGAATTTTCTGTATGTAAAGCGACGATACGCGAAGCTCAATTCTTGCCGTCTTTGACAAATGGTTAGCGTTTTGTCATTCTTGCTGGGCTTTCCGAGGCACTGTTCCGGGGGCAGCGATCATTGAATTGTATTGCCCTTGAGAGATAGTTAGCCAGAAAATCTTCGTGACCCAGAGAAGCAAATCAAGCCGGAGGAATCGGTGAGACTTGCTCGCGTCAAATGATCAAGCGATCGGACCTCCATAACTATCTGATTTGGAGGTTTTTTTATGTCTTCTCCTTACGCAATACCCGTCAGTCTTTGGGGCGAAAAATACTTTAATGTAAGCGTGCCGACGGCTTATCGGTATATCAATAGCGAAGATCCGCCGCCAGTGATCATGCTAAATGGA encodes:
- a CDS encoding site-specific integrase — its product is MGKVKLSSKAGRQRLPARGKPYFESLSGTGVQLGYRTGSRTWLARWWVGGREVQRSLKAYADDKYPPDGSRILNYRQAVKAALERAGQAGSIQLEKLTVGEVFRLYAQSRDAVGKDTCDSWNRFNKWIKPGFEYVPVMKLTKADLVGWRDEVAKSVKPATVNRTLTIFKACLKYGLEELEIPFRGLPIWKALKSLEVVNKARDRFLTLAELSRLANASDPDLRELILAASYTGARFGDLAALICGDWDRKLKKIRIQNSKTNRPRYVAVNDQAAKFFDSITAKSSRRSSERMLNRVTGDFWKKNTYRRQLLAASRRAKIDPPANFHMIRHSYASAMKLAGVDDTIIAAALGHSSTRMVQEHYGHLEQSHVDQQIATHAPTLDLVIEESSVSPIVG